The following are encoded together in the Poseidonibacter lekithochrous genome:
- a CDS encoding STAS domain-containing protein produces MKLENNNFTIYEVEEIKKDFSKLLEQDKVVLDLENITKIDMSAMQLLIALKKSCEESKKEFEIKNLKQEVLSSFEITGIAYVLGV; encoded by the coding sequence ATGAAACTTGAAAATAATAACTTCACAATATATGAAGTAGAAGAAATTAAAAAAGATTTTTCAAAACTTTTAGAACAAGACAAAGTTGTACTTGACCTTGAGAATATAACAAAAATTGATATGAGTGCAATGCAACTTTTAATTGCTTTAAAAAAAAGTTGTGAAGAATCAAAAAAAGAATTTGAAATTAAAAATCTCAAACAAGAAGTATTATCTTCTTTTGAGATAACAGGAATCGCTTACGTTTTAGGAGTATAA
- a CDS encoding response regulator, with protein sequence MAKTILLVDDASLIRSVSSKAAIEAGYNVVLATDGSEGLEKIKQHEIDIVFSDVNMPNMGGLEMVAEIKKDPAYKFLPIVMLTTESKDDLKAKGKALGVKAWLVKPFNKAKFLIALEKLLG encoded by the coding sequence ATGGCAAAAACAATTTTATTAGTAGATGATGCTAGTTTAATTAGAAGTGTCTCTTCAAAAGCTGCAATCGAAGCAGGTTATAACGTAGTTTTAGCAACTGATGGTAGTGAAGGCTTAGAAAAAATCAAACAACATGAAATTGATATTGTATTTAGTGATGTAAATATGCCTAATATGGGTGGACTAGAAATGGTTGCAGAAATCAAAAAAGATCCTGCATACAAATTTTTACCTATTGTTATGTTGACAACTGAATCTAAAGATGACTTAAAAGCAAAAGGAAAAGCATTAGGTGTTAAAGCTTGGTTAGTAAAACCTTTTAATAAAGCTAAATTTCTTATTGCCCTTGAAAAGCTTCTAGGATAA
- a CDS encoding response regulator transcription factor, translating to MQMKELAILLKNISILYVEDDYDTREEMTKILLEVSDNITVATSGSEALEYYYEKTPQIIISDIAMPNLNGIEFIRKVRNENIQIPIILLTAHADVDYLLPAANLNIQSYIVKPINIRQLKEVLFNAVEILNINSNIYVKITHSLKYDKTNSEILSLDDKKIKLNRKEKNLIDLLLANQNRVVTYSEIEQHVWMQFDEVMTSMALRTVVKNLRKKISTDFIRNISGQGYKLIIA from the coding sequence ATGCAAATGAAAGAATTAGCTATATTACTTAAAAATATCTCCATATTATATGTAGAAGATGATTATGATACTCGAGAAGAAATGACAAAAATTCTTTTAGAAGTTTCAGATAATATAACAGTAGCAACAAGTGGCTCAGAAGCATTAGAGTACTACTATGAAAAAACTCCACAGATAATTATTTCAGATATTGCAATGCCAAATTTAAATGGAATAGAATTTATAAGAAAAGTTAGAAATGAAAATATACAAATTCCAATAATCTTACTTACAGCACATGCAGATGTTGATTATTTATTACCTGCTGCAAACTTAAATATTCAATCATATATAGTAAAGCCTATTAATATTAGACAATTAAAAGAAGTACTTTTTAATGCTGTTGAGATTTTAAATATAAACTCTAATATATATGTAAAAATAACACATTCTCTTAAATATGATAAAACTAATTCAGAAATTCTATCTTTAGATGACAAAAAAATAAAATTAAACAGAAAAGAAAAAAACCTTATTGATTTATTACTTGCAAATCAAAACAGGGTTGTAACATACTCAGAAATAGAACAACACGTTTGGATGCAATTCGATGAAGTAATGACGAGTATGGCACTTCGAACTGTCGTTAAAAACTTAAGAAAGAAGATCTCTACTGATTTTATTAGAAATATATCAGGACAAGGATATAAACTAATAATCGCATAA
- a CDS encoding ABC transporter substrate-binding protein — MFKKYLLFIFITINLFALEKVSLQLAWLDQFQFAGYYIAKEKGYYEDYGLDVEFKKFDLEYSRNRNIINDVLNGNANYGISHSNLIVDKSNGKKVIALASIFQSSPLVLVSLKSSGITSLSNIKDKVISLTKSDLGTTALRAMLASQGFDVNKNNIKEYSFNVDELINKESDLVNVYMSNELYGLDEKGIEYDVFAPKDEGYDFYSDILFTSHMEYSNNPQRVEKFRTASLKGWKYAFDNIDESINIIYEKYNSQKKTKDALLYEAYQLKKLAYYKTSEIGEINIKKMQRIYDIYKIMGEVKGKIDLNDFIYSNLKLNLSTEEKKFIKNLTKLRIHNESKWPPYNYNEFGLPKGFSIDYMNILSRKLGIEIEYISNKSWNEYLTMIKNRDLDIMLNIVNTPNRRSYINFTKQYAESLPTIYVLGTRTDITSIKDLDGKTVSVPKGFYTSEIIKKHYPNIKLKLTKNSLEALKDVAFRRADATISDFAVASYLIKNHGIINIKGIVDTTDHRFVSRLNIGVRSDMPILKEIIEKGMKNIKDEELIKLRHKWFGNELILMNKEILFTKKEKNYLHNKSSINICIDPNWAPYEYLHEGEHLGVTSDYMKYFSDVLNLPFKLIKTDSFYNSLLLLREKKCDLIPAAAITLNRLNYINFTKPYLSSSFALATLKSHKKVPRINNLLEKTFGMVKGYASIDIFLKKYPSIRIREFDTISNGLAAVRKGEIFGFIDIPTTLSSVITKEYFTNIKIARELDTKLELSVALRNDSPDLLSIFQKLITSITKKEKDRILNKWITVKYEHKFDYSLVGKVFLPIFFFLGMIIFYLWTVKLKREIKHRKSIEKELQSSLDNFKMLVDSTIEAIFLIEKSGKCIEANHEARKLFKFSKKSDYIGRHIYFIIAQDDKEKVRKEIKKNKSFPREIRLVKKDGTLFPGLVKGENVRKSNQTMRIVSIVDLTELKEKEHLLFQQSKLASMGEMMSAIAHQWRQPLNALAALNMKVETKLEFQDTMDLEEYKPICENINNQLNYMSKTIDDFRDFFIPSKKRTHFNICDVIESVFSMLKPQLESYNIEYTFDCNNIYIDGFPNEFKQVIINILNNAKDAIVMNNISNGKIDVNIIKGKNKFVIFIKDNGGGVSMEIINKIFNPYFTTKFESKGTGIGLYMSKMIIEKSMNGELKVESKDGETIFSITIS, encoded by the coding sequence ATGTTTAAGAAATATCTATTATTTATTTTTATTACTATAAACCTTTTTGCTCTAGAAAAGGTCTCTTTACAATTAGCTTGGTTGGATCAATTCCAGTTTGCTGGTTATTATATTGCTAAAGAAAAAGGCTATTATGAAGATTATGGCTTAGATGTGGAGTTCAAAAAGTTTGACTTAGAATATTCAAGAAATAGAAATATTATTAATGATGTTTTAAACGGCAATGCTAATTATGGAATAAGCCACTCAAATCTTATTGTTGATAAATCTAATGGCAAAAAAGTAATTGCATTAGCTTCAATTTTTCAATCCTCACCTTTAGTATTAGTTTCTCTAAAATCTTCTGGAATAACGTCTTTATCCAATATAAAAGATAAAGTTATATCACTTACAAAATCTGATTTAGGTACAACTGCATTAAGAGCAATGCTAGCTTCTCAAGGATTTGATGTAAATAAGAATAATATTAAAGAATATTCTTTTAATGTGGATGAACTTATTAATAAAGAGTCTGATTTAGTAAATGTGTATATGTCAAATGAATTATATGGTTTAGATGAAAAGGGTATTGAATATGATGTTTTTGCCCCAAAAGATGAAGGATATGATTTTTATAGTGATATTTTGTTTACTAGTCATATGGAATACAGTAATAATCCCCAAAGAGTAGAAAAGTTTAGAACAGCTTCCTTAAAAGGATGGAAATATGCTTTTGATAATATAGATGAATCTATTAATATAATATATGAAAAATATAATAGTCAAAAGAAAACAAAAGATGCATTACTTTATGAAGCATACCAATTAAAAAAACTAGCATATTATAAAACTTCAGAAATTGGTGAAATTAATATTAAAAAAATGCAAAGAATATATGATATTTATAAAATCATGGGAGAAGTAAAAGGTAAGATTGATTTAAATGATTTTATTTATAGTAATTTAAAATTAAACCTTAGCACTGAAGAAAAAAAGTTTATAAAGAATCTTACGAAACTAAGAATTCATAATGAGAGTAAATGGCCTCCATATAATTATAATGAATTTGGTTTACCGAAGGGTTTTTCTATTGATTATATGAATATACTATCTAGAAAACTTGGAATTGAAATTGAATATATTTCAAATAAAAGTTGGAATGAATATTTGACTATGATTAAGAATAGAGACTTAGATATTATGCTTAATATTGTAAATACTCCCAATAGAAGAAGTTATATAAACTTTACAAAACAATATGCTGAATCTTTACCTACTATATATGTTTTGGGTACTAGAACAGATATTACAAGTATTAAAGATCTTGATGGAAAAACGGTATCGGTTCCAAAAGGTTTTTATACAAGTGAAATTATAAAAAAACATTATCCTAATATAAAACTCAAATTAACAAAAAATAGTTTAGAAGCATTAAAAGATGTGGCTTTTAGAAGAGCAGATGCAACAATTAGTGATTTTGCAGTGGCTAGTTATCTTATTAAAAATCACGGGATTATAAATATAAAAGGTATTGTTGATACAACAGATCATAGATTTGTTAGTAGGCTTAATATTGGGGTTAGAAGTGATATGCCTATTTTAAAAGAAATTATTGAAAAAGGCATGAAAAATATAAAAGATGAGGAGTTAATAAAACTTAGACATAAATGGTTTGGAAATGAACTAATTTTAATGAATAAGGAAATTTTATTTACTAAAAAAGAAAAAAACTATTTACATAATAAATCAAGTATAAATATATGTATTGATCCTAATTGGGCACCTTATGAATATCTTCATGAAGGGGAACACTTAGGTGTTACATCTGATTATATGAAATATTTTTCTGATGTTTTAAATCTTCCTTTTAAATTAATAAAAACTGATTCTTTTTATAATTCTCTTTTATTATTAAGAGAAAAGAAATGTGATTTAATTCCAGCTGCTGCTATTACTTTAAATCGATTAAATTATATAAATTTTACTAAGCCATATTTATCTTCATCCTTTGCTTTAGCTACATTAAAATCTCACAAAAAAGTACCTAGAATAAATAACTTATTAGAGAAAACGTTTGGAATGGTAAAAGGTTATGCTTCTATTGATATCTTTTTGAAAAAATATCCTTCTATTAGAATTAGAGAATTTGATACTATTTCTAATGGTTTAGCAGCAGTTCGAAAAGGTGAAATATTTGGCTTTATTGATATTCCTACTACTTTAAGTAGTGTTATTACGAAAGAGTATTTTACAAATATTAAAATAGCTAGAGAATTAGATACAAAATTGGAGCTTTCAGTTGCACTAAGAAATGATTCTCCTGATTTATTATCTATTTTTCAAAAATTAATTACTTCAATAACAAAAAAAGAAAAAGATAGAATCTTAAATAAATGGATTACTGTTAAATATGAACACAAATTTGATTACTCATTAGTAGGAAAAGTATTTTTACCAATATTCTTTTTCTTAGGAATGATAATATTCTATCTTTGGACTGTAAAATTAAAAAGAGAAATTAAACATAGAAAATCAATAGAAAAAGAGTTACAAAGCTCACTAGATAATTTTAAGATGCTAGTAGATTCTACAATTGAGGCAATATTCTTAATTGAAAAAAGTGGTAAATGTATTGAAGCTAATCATGAAGCGAGAAAGCTATTTAAGTTTTCAAAAAAATCTGATTATATTGGAAGACATATATATTTTATTATTGCTCAAGATGATAAAGAAAAAGTGCGTAAAGAGATAAAAAAGAATAAATCTTTTCCTAGAGAAATTAGACTAGTTAAAAAAGATGGTACATTATTCCCTGGTTTAGTAAAAGGTGAAAATGTAAGAAAATCAAACCAAACAATGAGAATTGTATCTATTGTAGATTTAACAGAATTGAAAGAGAAAGAACACTTACTTTTTCAACAATCTAAACTTGCATCAATGGGTGAGATGATGAGTGCTATTGCTCATCAGTGGAGACAACCACTTAATGCCTTAGCTGCTTTAAATATGAAAGTTGAAACTAAGTTGGAATTTCAAGATACTATGGATTTAGAAGAGTATAAACCAATCTGTGAGAATATTAATAATCAGCTAAATTATATGTCTAAAACCATTGATGATTTTAGAGATTTTTTTATTCCTTCTAAGAAAAGAACTCATTTTAATATTTGTGATGTTATTGAGAGTGTTTTTTCAATGTTAAAACCTCAATTAGAGAGTTATAATATTGAATATACTTTTGATTGTAATAATATATATATTGACGGTTTTCCAAATGAATTTAAACAAGTAATTATTAATATTCTAAACAATGCAAAAGATGCAATTGTAATGAATAATATTAGCAATGGAAAAATTGATGTTAATATCATAAAAGGAAAAAATAAATTTGTTATTTTTATAAAAGATAATGGTGGTGGTGTAAGTATGGAAATTATTAATAAAATATTTAATCCTTATTTTACGACTAAATTTGAATCTAAGGGGACAGGAATTGGTCTTTATATGTCTAAAATGATTATAGAAAAAAGTATGAATGGGGAATTAAAAGTCGAAAGTAAAGATGGTGAAACTATTTTCAGTATTACTATTTCTTAG
- a CDS encoding response regulator has translation MNRVLVKDKIKDLSVLFIDDEKIVIDIMKEILPMLFKEAYYALDGVEGINQFKMNEPDIIITDLSMPKLDGIEMIKEIKILNENIKVICISGHNEHSEIDKCLALGCTYIVKPISSTVLFKAFEEILDITE, from the coding sequence ATGAATAGAGTTTTAGTAAAAGATAAAATCAAAGATTTGAGTGTTTTATTTATTGATGATGAGAAAATTGTTATTGATATTATGAAAGAGATTTTGCCTATGTTATTTAAAGAAGCTTATTATGCTTTAGATGGAGTAGAAGGTATTAATCAATTTAAAATGAATGAACCTGATATTATCATTACTGATTTAAGTATGCCAAAACTAGATGGTATAGAAATGATAAAAGAAATAAAAATACTTAATGAAAATATAAAAGTGATATGTATTAGTGGTCATAATGAGCACTCTGAAATTGATAAGTGTTTAGCCTTAGGATGTACTTATATTGTAAAACCTATAAGTTCCACTGTACTATTTAAAGCTTTCGAAGAAATCTTAGATATAACTGAGTAA
- a CDS encoding EAL domain-containing protein, whose amino-acid sequence MNLKDLLQYSKNLTVLYVEDDISKEVTAKLLEEIFAIVDIASDGLDGLSKYNEYYQTHNLFYDVVISDINMPKMNGVELSKNIFEINDKQELVIVSAYNDPRNLIDLLNIGVSSFIQKPMSFENTIKTLTKVCQDIYNSNIVKQYNENMKEQNEDLTDSNQLLEKKVSERTQDLENLLYNDKLTGLKSYYSLMKNIDDSALSIFFVVNLDSFHNINNLYGFKNSNSLLYQFAQCLNIFNSTLDYNLYRVYADEFVLFKEIDDNYYLQSYEKDLFKLISTIKEYNFTVNDRDSIDLNATIGLSIAEKNPYVSAGMALRHAKKHRLNYVIYNNTLDLSSSINDVLKWSPRLKTAIENDMILTAFQPIVDKEENVLKFEVLMRVGEKANESFNIISPYEFLEPSKKTKHYNSMMAILIEKSFITMYNRKEDFSINLSYEDIYNRTLINIIKENLTRFKKIGSRLIIEILETESIEDLEIMQKFVTEFRKFGVRIAIDDFGTGHSNFSNIIAIEPDYIKIDGSFIKNIHNDAKAYTIVKGIISASKELNIKTIAEFVHNKEVFDVLVELGIDEFQGYYFSEPLLNI is encoded by the coding sequence ATGAATTTAAAAGACCTTTTACAATATTCAAAAAATCTAACTGTTTTATATGTGGAAGATGATATTTCAAAAGAAGTAACAGCAAAACTATTAGAAGAAATCTTTGCAATAGTTGATATTGCTTCCGATGGATTAGATGGTTTATCAAAATATAATGAATATTATCAAACACATAATTTATTTTATGATGTGGTTATTAGTGATATTAATATGCCAAAAATGAATGGTGTTGAACTTAGTAAAAATATTTTTGAAATAAATGATAAACAAGAATTAGTAATTGTTTCAGCTTACAATGACCCAAGAAACCTTATTGATCTTCTCAATATTGGAGTAAGTTCTTTTATACAAAAGCCTATGAGTTTTGAGAATACTATTAAAACGTTAACAAAAGTTTGTCAAGATATTTATAATTCAAATATTGTTAAACAATATAATGAAAATATGAAAGAACAAAATGAAGATTTAACTGATTCTAATCAATTATTAGAAAAAAAAGTAAGTGAAAGAACACAAGATTTAGAGAATTTACTTTACAATGATAAATTAACTGGTTTGAAAAGTTATTACTCTTTAATGAAAAATATAGATGACTCAGCTTTATCCATATTCTTTGTTGTTAATTTAGATTCTTTTCATAATATTAATAATCTGTATGGTTTTAAAAACTCGAACTCTTTATTGTATCAATTTGCTCAATGTCTAAACATTTTCAATTCCACTTTAGATTATAACTTATATAGAGTTTATGCTGATGAATTTGTTTTATTTAAAGAGATAGATGATAACTACTATTTACAATCTTATGAAAAAGATTTATTTAAATTAATATCAACTATAAAAGAGTATAACTTTACAGTAAATGATAGGGATTCAATTGATTTAAATGCAACTATTGGTCTATCTATTGCTGAAAAGAATCCTTATGTTAGTGCGGGAATGGCTTTAAGGCATGCAAAAAAACATAGATTAAACTATGTGATTTATAATAATACTTTAGACTTATCAAGCTCAATTAATGATGTTTTAAAATGGTCTCCAAGACTTAAAACAGCTATTGAGAATGATATGATATTGACAGCCTTTCAACCAATTGTTGATAAAGAAGAAAATGTATTGAAATTTGAAGTTTTAATGAGAGTAGGGGAAAAGGCCAATGAAAGTTTTAATATAATTTCTCCTTACGAATTCCTCGAACCATCTAAAAAAACTAAGCATTACAATTCTATGATGGCTATTTTAATTGAAAAAAGTTTTATTACTATGTATAACAGAAAAGAAGACTTTTCAATAAACTTGTCTTATGAAGATATATATAATAGAACTCTAATTAATATTATAAAAGAAAACCTAACTAGATTTAAAAAAATTGGAAGTAGGTTAATAATAGAAATATTAGAGACAGAAAGTATTGAAGATTTAGAAATCATGCAAAAATTTGTTACTGAGTTTAGAAAATTTGGTGTTAGAATTGCCATTGATGATTTTGGTACTGGGCATTCAAACTTTTCTAATATTATTGCTATTGAACCTGACTATATAAAAATTGATGGTTCGTTTATTAAAAATATTCATAATGATGCAAAAGCATATACAATAGTAAAAGGAATAATATCAGCATCAAAAGAGTTAAATATTAAAACAATTGCTGAATTTGTTCATAATAAAGAAGTATTTGATGTTTTAGTAGAACTAGGAATTGATGAATTTCAAGGTTATTATTTCTCTGAACCATTATTAAATATATAA
- a CDS encoding DUF3010 family protein has translation MKLCGIELKASNTILSVIDFREDDDIIDYIDLKIKKITLEDDENQEDISKFSSSISSFLKENEIEKVFIKKRAKKGTFSGGAVTFKMEALIQLNSICEVELISSQSISSFEKKNSIIFPKALKKYQEQSYLGILATKRIENVI, from the coding sequence ATGAAATTATGTGGTATCGAATTGAAAGCTAGTAATACAATATTAAGTGTAATAGATTTTAGAGAAGATGATGATATTATTGACTATATTGATTTAAAAATAAAGAAAATTACTTTGGAAGATGATGAAAATCAAGAAGACATATCAAAGTTTTCTTCTTCAATTAGTTCATTTCTAAAAGAAAATGAAATTGAAAAAGTTTTTATTAAAAAAAGAGCAAAAAAAGGTACTTTTTCAGGTGGTGCAGTTACCTTTAAAATGGAAGCTTTAATACAGTTAAATAGTATATGTGAAGTTGAACTTATCTCATCACAAAGTATAAGCTCTTTTGAAAAAAAGAACTCAATCATATTTCCTAAAGCATTAAAAAAATATCAGGAACAATCATATTTAGGTATATTAGCAACAAAAAGAATAGAAAATGTTATTTAG
- a CDS encoding response regulator has translation MLNENFFKTLTILYVENDLELKTEFSSILNKFFKKVFIANDAKEALIIFNQCNKDNITIDVIVSESQFDDFSGLDLLTKIRTFDKNLPFIFFTESNDIDLLLESLRQDVTAYFMKPLNLDEVLKKVQEVCLTKKQEDEITDSQNEVEDYLNIINKVAVVFIFDVEGNIVYINDFLRELVKCEDEDIIGFNYRIIFHPDMATSILDEQWRVLQSKEKWQGKSKYITKSGAAFFSNCTIIPVLDEVTQELRKFISVNFLTTKEESEKREYKKKVLFNLQETKRVNKVAQQKIDELEHMLERYKGYENVVEYFNKQKVSNIEQYSELQKLENKLKAGRRRFEQLTFGVNDKINKISILTADMRDSEEKASKKIVKVSEEIKIREAYILKIKDEIKEKSLKIKDLEDVVKHRTEQLVEKKG, from the coding sequence ATGCTGAATGAGAATTTTTTTAAAACACTTACAATTTTATATGTAGAGAATGATTTAGAGTTAAAAACTGAATTTTCTTCTATTTTAAATAAATTTTTTAAAAAAGTTTTTATAGCTAATGATGCAAAAGAAGCATTAATTATATTTAATCAATGTAATAAAGATAATATTACTATTGATGTAATTGTTAGTGAATCTCAATTTGATGATTTTTCAGGACTTGATTTACTAACAAAAATTAGGACTTTTGATAAAAATCTACCTTTTATATTCTTTACTGAAAGTAATGATATTGATTTATTACTTGAATCCCTAAGACAAGACGTAACAGCATATTTTATGAAACCTTTGAACTTAGATGAGGTACTAAAAAAAGTCCAAGAAGTCTGTCTAACAAAAAAACAAGAAGACGAAATTACAGACTCTCAAAATGAAGTAGAAGATTACTTAAATATCATAAATAAAGTTGCAGTTGTTTTTATTTTTGATGTAGAAGGGAATATCGTATATATAAATGACTTCTTACGAGAACTAGTAAAATGTGAAGATGAAGATATTATAGGCTTTAATTATAGAATAATCTTTCATCCTGATATGGCTACTTCCATTCTAGACGAACAATGGAGAGTTTTACAATCAAAAGAAAAATGGCAAGGTAAAAGTAAATATATTACAAAAAGTGGAGCTGCGTTTTTCTCTAACTGTACAATTATTCCTGTTTTAGATGAAGTGACACAGGAGCTTAGAAAGTTTATTAGTGTTAATTTTCTTACTACAAAAGAAGAGAGTGAAAAAAGAGAATATAAAAAGAAAGTACTTTTTAATTTACAAGAAACAAAAAGAGTAAATAAAGTAGCTCAACAAAAAATTGATGAGTTAGAACATATGTTAGAGCGGTATAAAGGATACGAAAATGTTGTGGAGTATTTTAATAAACAAAAAGTATCAAATATTGAACAATATTCAGAATTACAAAAGTTAGAAAATAAGCTTAAAGCTGGAAGAAGAAGGTTTGAACAACTTACCTTTGGAGTAAATGACAAAATTAATAAAATATCAATATTAACAGCAGATATGAGAGATTCGGAAGAAAAAGCCTCTAAGAAAATAGTAAAAGTTTCAGAAGAAATAAAAATTAGAGAAGCTTATATCTTAAAAATAAAAGATGAGATAAAAGAGAAGTCATTAAAAATTAAAGATTTAGAAGATGTTGTAAAACATAGAACTGAACAATTAGTTGAAAAGAAAGGTTAA
- a CDS encoding response regulator has translation MFNYAFLKTLDILYVESDTEINTYFSEILSKQFKTVNSLVSGSEALEAFKKDHNSENILNLVIIDVALKDMSGVKLLEEIRNIDKNIPIILTTDKIEVDPLLSAIEYKASDYLQKPINAKDLVFSVERICQNKYFDKLREETQKDLEDIRSVINEVALVSKTNLEGEIIFCNNYFTEITEYTQEELASNKHELIKDDATNKLIYEGLYKSIKDGNIWEGKLKQLTKSKSEFYVYLTVIPVLKKNSNEICEFMWISFLATDDELEQKEFKKKVAKNIHTNRRINMEAREKIDALINKINFYKNLESNVKTEQQRGAKFKNQIKFFKDELVGVEEKLKVTSDKASKKIKVVLADEKEVRKKNDVAMLSLEKLTGELNDKNKSIKTLTKELAEQVKIIEKLMNSIDSKENQLDM, from the coding sequence ATGTTTAATTATGCTTTTCTAAAAACTCTAGATATTTTATATGTAGAGAGTGATACTGAAATAAATACATACTTTAGTGAAATCTTAAGTAAACAATTCAAAACAGTTAATTCTTTAGTTTCTGGAAGTGAAGCTTTAGAAGCTTTTAAAAAAGATCACAATAGTGAAAATATTCTTAATTTAGTTATTATTGATGTTGCTTTAAAAGATATGTCAGGAGTTAAACTTCTTGAAGAAATTAGAAATATTGATAAGAATATTCCTATTATTCTAACTACGGATAAAATCGAAGTAGATCCTTTACTTAGTGCAATTGAGTATAAAGCTAGTGATTATTTACAAAAACCTATAAATGCAAAGGATTTAGTTTTTTCAGTTGAAAGAATTTGTCAAAATAAATACTTTGATAAATTAAGAGAAGAAACACAAAAAGATTTAGAAGATATAAGAAGTGTAATAAATGAAGTTGCCCTTGTAAGTAAAACTAACCTTGAGGGTGAAATAATCTTCTGTAATAATTACTTTACAGAAATTACTGAATATACACAAGAAGAGTTAGCAAGTAATAAACATGAATTAATAAAAGATGATGCAACAAATAAGCTTATTTATGAGGGTTTATACAAAAGTATTAAAGATGGTAATATTTGGGAAGGTAAATTAAAACAGCTTACTAAATCTAAGAGTGAATTCTATGTTTACCTAACAGTAATTCCTGTATTAAAGAAAAACTCTAATGAAATATGTGAGTTTATGTGGATATCTTTTTTAGCAACAGATGATGAATTAGAACAAAAAGAGTTTAAGAAAAAAGTTGCAAAGAATATTCATACTAATAGAAGAATAAATATGGAAGCAAGAGAAAAAATTGATGCTTTAATAAATAAAATCAATTTTTATAAAAACTTAGAATCAAATGTTAAAACAGAACAACAACGTGGGGCTAAATTTAAGAACCAAATAAAGTTTTTTAAAGATGAACTTGTTGGAGTAGAAGAAAAACTAAAAGTTACTAGTGATAAAGCTAGTAAGAAAATAAAAGTAGTATTAGCTGATGAAAAGGAAGTAAGAAAGAAAAATGATGTTGCAATGTTGAGTTTAGAGAAATTAACTGGTGAACTTAATGATAAAAATAAAAGTATTAAAACACTTACAAAAGAATTAGCAGAACAAGTAAAAATTATTGAAAAACTTATGAATTCAATTGATAGTAAAGAGAACCAACTTGATATGTAA
- a CDS encoding toxin-antitoxin system YwqK family antitoxin, which yields MICKKIVLIFLFSSIAVLSNDKWMKISPIGSATNSNQKKETIKVSKPNLLYKKENIKGSQNKLLSLPLEDKLSKDHIVKKEYYKRGVLKKSTSYLKSKKDGVEKEFYINGKVMIKTNYLNGKKHGIERIYDESGKVYKSIFYKNGEKLE from the coding sequence TTGATATGTAAAAAAATAGTTCTTATATTTCTTTTTTCATCTATTGCTGTTTTATCAAATGACAAATGGATGAAAATTTCTCCTATTGGTTCAGCTACAAATTCAAATCAAAAAAAAGAAACAATAAAAGTATCAAAACCAAATCTTTTATATAAAAAAGAAAATATTAAAGGCTCGCAAAATAAACTGTTAAGTCTTCCTCTTGAAGATAAATTATCAAAAGATCATATTGTAAAAAAAGAATATTACAAAAGAGGTGTTTTAAAAAAATCAACTTCATATTTAAAATCTAAAAAAGATGGAGTTGAAAAAGAGTTTTATATTAATGGAAAAGTTATGATTAAAACTAATTATCTTAATGGGAAAAAACATGGTATTGAAAGAATATATGATGAATCAGGAAAAGTTTATAAAAGTATTTTTTATAAAAATGGGGAAAAACTAGAATAA